In a single window of the Nocardioides massiliensis genome:
- a CDS encoding acyl-CoA dehydrogenase: MRFEPTSEQRDFVASLDRLLASSDTVAANRAWSEGDAGAGTTLWQRLAEQGVHALVVAEDAGGMGASDVELVLAHELLGRYAVPGPWAEVAYLSHALADDEALAALAEGELATVAAPPHTPYAVDGASAAVVYVAQEGTLHRASVAAAAESVDRSRKLATVTAGDAVPTGDLERAFDTAVLATAAHLLGAGERVLADTVDYVKQRRQFGREIGSYQAIKHQLADVRIALDFARPLIRGAALAEPGDRARDVSAAKSAAADAAYLASRVGLQCHGAIGYTQEFDLSLWITRIRALVSAWGTPAFHRRRVLAAVLPAATR, translated from the coding sequence GTGAGGTTCGAGCCGACCAGCGAGCAGCGCGACTTCGTCGCCTCCCTCGACCGGCTGCTGGCCAGCAGCGACACGGTCGCGGCCAACCGTGCCTGGTCCGAGGGTGACGCGGGAGCGGGTACGACGCTGTGGCAGCGCCTGGCCGAGCAGGGCGTCCACGCCCTGGTCGTGGCCGAGGACGCGGGCGGCATGGGCGCCAGCGACGTCGAGTTGGTGCTCGCCCACGAGCTGCTCGGGCGGTACGCCGTCCCGGGTCCCTGGGCCGAGGTCGCCTACCTCTCCCACGCCCTCGCCGACGACGAGGCCCTCGCCGCCCTGGCCGAGGGCGAGCTCGCCACCGTCGCCGCCCCACCCCACACGCCGTACGCCGTCGACGGGGCGAGCGCCGCGGTGGTCTACGTGGCCCAGGAGGGCACCCTGCACCGCGCGAGCGTCGCGGCCGCCGCGGAGTCCGTCGACCGCTCCCGCAAGCTGGCCACGGTCACCGCCGGCGACGCCGTGCCGACCGGTGACCTCGAGCGTGCGTTCGACACGGCGGTGCTGGCGACCGCAGCCCACCTGCTCGGTGCCGGTGAGCGCGTGCTGGCCGACACCGTCGACTACGTGAAGCAGCGGCGTCAGTTCGGCCGCGAGATCGGCTCCTACCAGGCGATCAAGCACCAGCTCGCCGACGTGCGCATCGCGCTCGACTTCGCGCGTCCGCTGATCCGCGGCGCGGCGCTCGCCGAGCCGGGCGACCGAGCCCGTGACGTGTCGGCCGCGAAGTCCGCGGCCGCGGACGCGGCGTACCTCGCCTCCCGCGTCGGCCTGCAGTGCCACGGCGCCATCGGCTACACGCAGGAGTTCGACCTGAGCCTGTGGATCACGCGCATCCGCGCGCTCGTGTCGGCCTGGGGCACGCCGGCCTTCCACCGCCGCCGAGTGCTCGCCGCCGTCCTGCCCGCCGCTACCCGCTGA
- a CDS encoding acyl-CoA dehydrogenase family protein, with protein sequence MEFALTEEQEELVSTVRSLLTKRADSAAVRAASTSESGHDPALWQLLVEQIGAAALAVPEAHGGAGFTLFETLLILEEVGRSLAPSPLLASVLTSEALLATSNPDSALLEPLAAGTLGTVALAGDTVTARQDGDGWVLEGTATNVLEADQAEVLLVVAGTDAGPTLFVVDPAEAQPTWVPSMDQALRIGDIAYSATPARPLAADATAVAARINQVGAAATAALQVGVASRALEMTVAYAKEREQFGRPIGSFQALKHRMADMLVQVEMSRSASWAASYAVAHHTSEADRLAHVAKSYCGEALEHVAAETVQLHGGIAITWEHDAHLVFKRAHALGQLFGTPLAHRAALAR encoded by the coding sequence ATGGAGTTCGCCCTCACCGAGGAGCAGGAGGAGCTGGTCTCGACCGTCCGCTCCCTGCTGACCAAGCGCGCCGACAGCGCCGCGGTCCGCGCCGCCAGCACCTCGGAGTCCGGTCACGACCCCGCCCTGTGGCAGCTATTGGTCGAGCAGATCGGTGCCGCGGCTCTCGCGGTCCCCGAGGCGCACGGCGGCGCCGGCTTCACGCTCTTCGAGACCCTGCTGATCCTCGAGGAGGTGGGCCGCTCGCTCGCCCCGTCGCCGCTGCTCGCCTCGGTGCTCACCTCCGAGGCACTGCTCGCCACGAGCAACCCGGACTCCGCGCTGCTCGAGCCCTTGGCCGCTGGCACGCTCGGCACCGTCGCGTTGGCCGGTGACACGGTCACCGCGCGTCAGGACGGCGACGGGTGGGTCCTCGAAGGCACCGCTACCAACGTCCTGGAGGCAGACCAGGCCGAGGTGCTGCTCGTCGTGGCCGGCACCGACGCCGGTCCGACGCTGTTCGTCGTCGACCCGGCCGAAGCGCAGCCCACCTGGGTCCCGAGCATGGACCAGGCGCTGCGGATCGGCGACATCGCCTACTCCGCCACGCCCGCGCGGCCGCTCGCAGCGGACGCGACCGCGGTCGCAGCCCGCATCAACCAGGTCGGCGCCGCAGCGACCGCTGCCCTCCAGGTCGGCGTCGCCTCGCGCGCGCTGGAGATGACGGTCGCCTACGCGAAGGAGCGCGAGCAGTTCGGTCGTCCGATCGGCTCGTTCCAGGCCCTCAAGCACCGCATGGCCGACATGCTCGTGCAGGTCGAGATGTCGCGCTCGGCGTCGTGGGCGGCGTCGTACGCCGTGGCCCACCACACGAGCGAGGCGGACCGCCTGGCGCACGTGGCGAAGTCGTACTGCGGCGAGGCGCTCGAGCACGTGGCCGCCGAGACCGTGCAGCTGCACGGCGGCATCGCGATCACCTGGGAGCACGACGCCCACCTGGTGTTCAAGCGCGCGCACGCCCTCGGCCAGCTCTTCGGCACCCCTCTCGCGCACCGGGCGGCGCTGGCGCGCTGA
- a CDS encoding flavin reductase family protein produces MHTDHTDHDIPEGMRPDAAASWPPRELIDSFLGNFDFELRPGEGTGLGVDDEEAQAAARKFRDVLGRYCSGVTVVTAISGGEPVGMTCQSFASVSLSPPLVTFLPSKTSRAWPMIQRAGSFCVNFLAANQAAVSNQFASRGADKYAGVDWSPAPGTGSPLLAGTVGYVDCTIHAVHPAGDHYIVVGKVVDLGFDEGGATDPLLYYQGQYRTAT; encoded by the coding sequence GTGCACACCGATCACACCGATCACGACATCCCCGAGGGCATGCGCCCCGACGCGGCGGCGTCCTGGCCACCGCGGGAGCTGATCGACTCCTTCCTCGGCAACTTCGACTTCGAGCTGCGCCCTGGTGAGGGCACGGGACTCGGTGTCGACGACGAGGAGGCGCAGGCCGCGGCACGCAAGTTCCGCGACGTGCTGGGCCGCTACTGCAGCGGCGTGACGGTCGTGACCGCGATCTCCGGCGGTGAGCCGGTCGGGATGACCTGCCAGTCGTTCGCGAGCGTCTCGCTGTCGCCGCCGCTGGTGACGTTCCTGCCGTCGAAGACCTCGCGCGCCTGGCCGATGATCCAGCGTGCCGGGAGCTTCTGCGTCAACTTCCTCGCCGCCAACCAGGCCGCGGTATCGAACCAGTTCGCCTCCCGCGGCGCCGACAAGTACGCCGGGGTCGACTGGTCGCCGGCGCCCGGCACCGGATCGCCGCTGCTAGCGGGCACGGTCGGCTACGTCGACTGCACCATCCACGCCGTCCATCCGGCCGGCGACCACTACATCGTGGTCGGCAAGGTCGTCGATCTCGGTTTCGACGAGGGGGGCGCGACGGACCCGCTGCTCTACTACCAGGGGCAGTACCGCACCGCGACCTGA
- the hsaC gene encoding iron-dependent extradiol dioxygenase HsaC: MTQQTATHNVGAGIDIRSMGYVRVESTDLDAWRTFAGKVLGLVEVKGPNPDNLYLRMDDVSARIVVEPSEHDRLGCAGWEVADRRALLAAVDHLKHHGVDVVEGSAEECAERRVEGFIRFSDPFDNVWELFCGITYESRPLVTPYAQTFVTGEQGLGHIVLPVTDDEAALAFYTDVLGFRLRDSMRMPGEFVGKEPGSTAWLRFLGCNPRHHSLAFLPMPNPARCVHIMMEVAKLDDVGRALERVRRYKAPLSATLGRHMNDQMVSFYVKSPGGFDVEYGTEGLTVEDEKWVARESTAVSYWGHDFSVGHQA; the protein is encoded by the coding sequence ATGACCCAGCAGACGGCCACCCACAATGTCGGGGCCGGCATCGACATCCGATCGATGGGCTACGTCCGTGTCGAGAGCACCGACCTCGACGCGTGGCGCACCTTCGCGGGCAAGGTCCTCGGGCTCGTCGAGGTCAAGGGCCCCAACCCCGACAACCTCTACTTGCGTATGGACGACGTCTCCGCCCGGATCGTCGTCGAGCCCTCCGAGCACGACCGGCTCGGCTGCGCCGGCTGGGAGGTCGCCGACCGGCGTGCCCTGCTCGCCGCGGTCGACCACCTCAAGCACCACGGCGTCGACGTCGTCGAGGGCTCGGCCGAGGAGTGCGCCGAGCGCCGCGTGGAGGGCTTCATCCGCTTCAGCGACCCCTTCGACAACGTGTGGGAGCTGTTCTGCGGCATCACCTACGAGTCGCGCCCGCTGGTCACGCCGTACGCCCAGACCTTCGTCACCGGTGAGCAGGGGCTGGGCCACATCGTGCTGCCTGTGACCGACGACGAGGCGGCGCTTGCGTTCTACACCGACGTCCTCGGGTTCCGCCTGCGCGACTCGATGCGGATGCCCGGCGAGTTCGTCGGCAAGGAGCCCGGCTCCACCGCGTGGTTGCGCTTCCTCGGCTGCAACCCGCGCCACCACTCGCTCGCGTTCCTGCCGATGCCGAACCCGGCACGCTGCGTGCACATCATGATGGAGGTCGCCAAGCTCGACGACGTCGGCCGCGCGCTCGAGCGTGTACGCCGCTACAAGGCGCCGCTGAGCGCCACCCTCGGGCGGCACATGAACGACCAGATGGTCTCGTTCTATGTGAAGTCACCGGGCGGGTTCGACGTCGAGTACGGCACCGAGGGCCTGACCGTCGAGGACGAGAAGTGGGTCGCTCGCGAGAGCACCGCCGTCAGCTACTGGGGACACGACTTCAGCGTGGGACACCAGGCGTGA
- the hsaD gene encoding 4,5:9,10-diseco-3-hydroxy-5,9,17-trioxoandrosta-1(10),2-diene-4-oate hydrolase — translation MTDHTTDFSKDGTRRTAQVKGITLNYYEAGVSTPLDRPGEVLDQQEGAFAGGLPLVMLHGGGPGASAWSNFGPALPHFAAHLRTLLVDQPGFGASDKPPVEGNFYRHAADHVVALLDELGIAKVHLLGNSLGGGTAMRLALSHPDRVGRLILMGPGGLSLNLFHADPTEGVKRLMEFSANPTREALRAFISTMVVDQSLVTDELVEERFADATAPGSLEAMKSMGWSFFNPETAEDGMLWREAHRLRKHTLLTWGREDRVNPLDGALAALKLIPKASLHVFPNCGHWAQIEAAEEFAEISLSFLARHRERTPRPQEA, via the coding sequence GTGACCGACCACACCACCGACTTCTCCAAGGACGGCACGCGCCGCACGGCGCAGGTCAAGGGCATCACGCTCAACTACTACGAGGCGGGGGTCTCGACTCCGCTCGACCGCCCAGGGGAGGTGCTCGACCAGCAGGAGGGGGCCTTCGCAGGCGGACTGCCGCTGGTGATGCTGCACGGCGGCGGCCCGGGCGCCTCGGCGTGGTCGAACTTCGGCCCGGCGCTGCCGCACTTCGCCGCCCACCTGCGGACCCTGCTGGTCGACCAGCCGGGGTTCGGCGCGTCCGACAAGCCGCCGGTGGAGGGCAACTTCTACCGGCATGCTGCCGACCACGTGGTCGCGCTCCTCGACGAGCTCGGCATTGCCAAGGTGCACCTGCTCGGCAACAGTCTCGGTGGCGGTACGGCGATGCGGCTGGCGTTGTCCCATCCCGACCGCGTCGGCCGGCTGATCCTGATGGGTCCCGGTGGCCTGAGCCTCAACCTGTTCCACGCCGACCCCACCGAGGGCGTCAAGCGGCTGATGGAGTTCAGCGCCAACCCGACGCGCGAGGCGCTGCGCGCCTTCATCTCCACCATGGTGGTCGACCAGAGCCTCGTGACCGACGAGCTGGTCGAGGAGCGGTTCGCCGACGCCACCGCGCCCGGCTCGCTCGAGGCGATGAAGTCGATGGGGTGGTCGTTCTTCAACCCGGAGACCGCCGAGGACGGCATGCTCTGGCGCGAGGCGCACCGGCTGCGCAAGCACACCCTGTTGACCTGGGGCCGCGAGGACCGGGTCAACCCGCTCGACGGCGCGCTCGCCGCGCTCAAGCTGATCCCGAAGGCGTCCCTGCACGTGTTCCCCAACTGCGGACACTGGGCACAGATCGAAGCAGCGGAGGAGTTCGCCGAGATCTCCCTGTCCTTCCTGGCCCGCCACCGCGAGCGCACCCCACGACCCCAGGAGGCGTGA
- the hsaA gene encoding 3-hydroxy-9,10-secoandrosta-1,3,5(10)-triene-9,17-dione monooxygenase oxygenase subunit codes for MSQAVLDAVRDLLPNFRERAEDAERLRVVPEASVKELEEAGFFRLLQPRRFDGLEADPVDFYTAVKMIAGACGSTGWISSVVGVHPWQIALFPDEAQQAVWGSDTATRASSSYAPTGKATKIDGGYQLSGKWSFSSGCDHCSWVLLGGLVFDGDGNVIDFKTFLVPRENYTIVDVWNVVGLRGTGSNDIVVEDVFVPEAFTLSMSDTGRCYGPGQEQNPSDLYKLPFHSVFTGTITTPIIGMADGVYAEHVEMQQKRVRAAYLGEKASLDPFAAVRIARASSEIDAAWALLVANIREEQAYVAKGEPIPLRVRLKVRRDQVLGTQRAIDAIDALFEASGGRALAEGTYLQRAWRDAHAGRVHAANDPERALQMFGAHEFGHKIDPGMY; via the coding sequence ATGTCCCAGGCCGTACTCGACGCCGTCCGTGATCTGCTGCCGAACTTCCGGGAGCGGGCCGAGGACGCGGAGCGTCTGCGCGTTGTCCCCGAAGCCAGCGTGAAGGAGCTCGAGGAGGCCGGGTTCTTCCGCCTGCTGCAGCCGCGCCGCTTCGACGGCCTGGAGGCCGACCCGGTCGACTTCTACACGGCCGTGAAGATGATCGCCGGGGCGTGCGGCTCCACCGGCTGGATCTCCTCGGTCGTCGGCGTCCACCCGTGGCAGATCGCCCTCTTCCCCGACGAGGCGCAGCAGGCCGTGTGGGGGAGCGACACCGCCACGCGCGCGAGCTCGTCGTACGCCCCGACCGGCAAGGCCACCAAGATCGACGGCGGCTACCAGCTCTCGGGCAAGTGGAGCTTCTCCTCCGGCTGTGACCACTGCTCCTGGGTCCTCCTGGGCGGTCTGGTCTTCGACGGCGACGGCAACGTCATCGACTTCAAGACCTTCCTCGTGCCGCGGGAGAACTACACGATCGTCGACGTCTGGAACGTCGTCGGACTGCGCGGCACCGGCTCCAACGACATCGTGGTCGAGGACGTGTTCGTGCCCGAGGCGTTCACGCTCTCCATGAGCGACACCGGCCGCTGCTACGGCCCGGGTCAGGAACAGAACCCCTCCGACCTTTACAAGCTGCCCTTCCACTCGGTCTTCACGGGCACCATCACCACGCCGATCATCGGCATGGCCGACGGGGTGTACGCCGAGCACGTCGAGATGCAGCAGAAGCGGGTCCGCGCGGCGTACCTCGGGGAGAAGGCCTCGCTCGACCCGTTCGCCGCCGTGCGCATCGCGCGTGCCTCCTCCGAGATCGACGCCGCCTGGGCGCTGCTCGTGGCCAACATCCGCGAGGAGCAGGCCTACGTCGCCAAGGGCGAGCCCATCCCGCTGCGGGTGCGCCTCAAGGTCCGTCGCGACCAGGTGCTGGGCACCCAGCGCGCCATCGACGCGATCGACGCGCTGTTCGAGGCCTCCGGGGGACGCGCACTGGCCGAGGGCACCTACCTGCAGCGCGCCTGGCGCGACGCGCACGCCGGGCGGGTGCACGCGGCCAACGACCCGGAGCGTGCGCTGCAGATGTTCGGCGCGCACGAGTTCGGCCACAAGATCGACCCGGGGATGTACTGA
- the kstD gene encoding 3-oxosteroid 1-dehydrogenase: MTAVAAGAWPAEVGTEVDVIVVGAGAAGMSAALSAATRGLRTVLVEKGAHFGGSTARSGGGVWIPGNYALREAGQADPGDIDRAREYLQAIVGDEVPAVRRDTYLDRGPEVMDFLKSRTPLRFRWVPNYADYHPEAPGGRLAGRSVEPVPLDARFLGDELERLHPQYTKAPANMIITQADFRKISLGMRTLRGPLTMAKVMARRMVSLLLRRRMYAMGNAIAIGLRKGVSDAGVPVVYEAPLTELLLEDGRVVGVVVEHQGVRREVRARKGVILGTGGFERNLELREKYQPKPTSVEWTTGSQYNDGGGHLAGMALGADVALMDDSWWGPTIPLPSGPWFCLAERNLPGSIIVNGAGERFMNEALPYVEAVHEIYKGEATGVQHVPAWMIIDQRYRNRYLFAGLAPRQPFPGRWYKNGTIKKAATLEELAGQIEVPADALRATVERFNGFARTGVDEDFGRGESGYDRYYSDPTVKPNPSLHSIDQAPYYAVKIVPGDLGTKGGLVTDERARVLRPDGSVIEGLYAAGNVSAAVMGHTYAGPGATIGPAIVFGYLAAEDCAAQEDAAAASEGMSA, encoded by the coding sequence ATGACGGCAGTTGCTGCGGGCGCTTGGCCCGCCGAGGTCGGAACCGAGGTCGACGTCATCGTCGTAGGCGCCGGAGCCGCTGGGATGAGTGCGGCGCTGAGCGCGGCGACGCGCGGCCTGCGCACCGTGCTGGTGGAGAAGGGCGCCCACTTCGGCGGCAGCACCGCCCGCAGCGGCGGCGGTGTCTGGATCCCGGGCAACTACGCCCTGCGCGAGGCCGGCCAGGCCGACCCGGGCGACATCGACCGGGCACGCGAGTACCTCCAGGCCATCGTCGGCGACGAGGTCCCCGCCGTACGCCGCGACACCTACCTCGACCGCGGACCCGAGGTGATGGACTTCCTGAAGTCCCGCACCCCGCTGCGCTTCCGGTGGGTGCCCAACTACGCCGACTACCACCCCGAGGCGCCCGGAGGCCGGCTCGCCGGACGCTCGGTGGAGCCCGTGCCGCTGGACGCGCGCTTCCTCGGCGACGAGCTCGAGCGCCTGCACCCGCAATACACCAAGGCCCCGGCCAACATGATCATCACCCAGGCCGACTTCCGGAAGATCAGCCTCGGCATGCGCACACTGCGCGGGCCGTTGACGATGGCCAAGGTGATGGCACGCCGCATGGTCAGCCTGCTGCTGCGGCGCCGGATGTATGCCATGGGCAACGCGATCGCGATCGGGCTGCGCAAGGGGGTGTCCGACGCCGGCGTACCGGTCGTCTACGAGGCGCCGTTGACCGAGCTGCTGCTCGAGGACGGGCGAGTCGTCGGGGTCGTCGTCGAGCACCAGGGCGTACGCCGGGAGGTCCGGGCCCGCAAGGGGGTCATCCTCGGCACGGGCGGCTTCGAGCGGAACCTCGAGCTGCGGGAGAAGTACCAACCGAAGCCGACCTCGGTCGAGTGGACCACCGGTTCGCAGTACAACGACGGCGGTGGACACCTCGCCGGCATGGCACTGGGCGCCGACGTGGCGCTCATGGACGACTCCTGGTGGGGTCCGACGATCCCGCTTCCGAGCGGACCGTGGTTCTGCCTGGCCGAGCGCAACCTGCCGGGCTCGATCATCGTCAACGGCGCGGGCGAGCGCTTCATGAACGAAGCACTGCCCTACGTCGAGGCGGTCCACGAGATCTACAAGGGCGAGGCGACGGGCGTGCAGCATGTCCCGGCCTGGATGATCATCGACCAGCGCTACCGCAACCGCTACCTCTTCGCCGGTCTCGCGCCGCGTCAGCCGTTCCCGGGGCGGTGGTACAAGAACGGCACGATCAAGAAGGCTGCGACGCTGGAGGAGCTCGCCGGCCAGATCGAGGTGCCGGCGGACGCGCTGCGCGCGACGGTCGAGCGGTTCAACGGCTTCGCGCGCACCGGTGTCGACGAGGACTTCGGCCGCGGGGAGTCCGGCTACGACCGCTACTACTCCGACCCGACCGTGAAGCCGAACCCGTCGCTGCACAGCATCGACCAGGCGCCGTACTACGCCGTCAAGATCGTGCCCGGTGACCTCGGGACCAAGGGCGGGCTCGTCACCGACGAGCGCGCTCGGGTCCTGCGTCCGGACGGCTCGGTGATCGAGGGGCTGTATGCCGCCGGCAACGTCTCGGCGGCCGTGATGGGGCACACCTACGCGGGACCGGGAGCGACCATCGGACCGGCCATCGTCTTCGGCTACCTTGCCGCGGAGGACTGCGCCGCCCAGGAGGACGCAGCCGCTGCCAGCGAAGGGATGAGTGCCTGA
- a CDS encoding MaoC/PaaZ C-terminal domain-containing protein: MPIDPSVAIGASTGEKTFRWDESDVLLYHLAVGAGSEPGSFVSPDSLRYTLDDDNLQVLPSFAVVAPTFHETDPPPLDLPGCDINLSQVVHGAQTITVHGPVPTSGEATLRTRITDIWDKGKAAVIWQEGTAVSPEGQELWTVRSSIFVRGEGGWGGDRGESTAVEVPDRAADADVSYATTPNQALLYRLCGDRNPLHADPEFAKGAGFPAPILHGLCSYGVVLRLVTDALLDGDTSRVGSFTGRFAGVVFPGETIRVQAWDQGDELVVAASIAGGERDGSPVLADCVVTKA, from the coding sequence ATGCCCATCGACCCCAGTGTCGCGATCGGCGCGTCGACCGGTGAGAAGACGTTCCGGTGGGACGAGAGCGACGTGCTGCTCTACCACCTGGCCGTGGGTGCCGGATCCGAGCCCGGGAGCTTCGTCTCCCCCGACTCCCTGCGCTACACCCTCGACGACGACAACCTGCAGGTGCTGCCCTCCTTCGCCGTCGTGGCCCCCACTTTCCACGAGACCGACCCGCCGCCCCTCGACCTGCCCGGCTGCGACATCAACCTGTCCCAGGTCGTCCACGGCGCGCAGACGATCACCGTCCACGGTCCGGTCCCGACCTCCGGCGAGGCGACCCTGCGCACCCGGATCACCGATATCTGGGACAAGGGCAAGGCCGCGGTGATCTGGCAGGAGGGCACCGCCGTGTCCCCCGAGGGCCAAGAGCTGTGGACGGTCCGCTCCTCGATCTTCGTCCGGGGTGAGGGCGGCTGGGGTGGCGACCGCGGCGAGAGCACCGCTGTCGAGGTCCCGGACCGCGCGGCCGACGCCGACGTCTCCTACGCCACGACGCCCAACCAGGCACTGCTCTACCGCCTGTGCGGCGACCGCAACCCGCTGCACGCCGACCCCGAGTTCGCGAAGGGCGCCGGCTTCCCGGCCCCGATCCTGCACGGACTCTGCTCGTACGGCGTGGTGCTCCGCCTGGTCACCGACGCGCTGCTCGACGGCGACACCAGCCGGGTGGGCTCCTTCACCGGTCGGTTCGCCGGCGTCGTCTTCCCGGGCGAGACCATCCGGGTGCAGGCCTGGGACCAGGGCGACGAGCTGGTCGTCGCGGCCAGCATCGCAGGCGGGGAGCGCGACGGATCGCCGGTTTTGGCCGACTGCGTCGTGACGAAGGCCTGA
- a CDS encoding alpha/beta hydrolase produces the protein MGFRRRRLLTAAAVANTFRPAYGLRPGIPSMFVGWIAAELAPHLLALTALDTVGHVTAAKRAGRPVDGLGTALGLGAAAGFAMIIKQSQDAREEVDAALREGLGADYRTRLDREPTDLDLATPWRQVLMPFRMRDDAVRVARNIAYSDAGRRGLLDVYRPADRPVEGAPVLLQVHGGGWAIGNKDQQGIPLMQHMAARGWVCVSINYRLSPRDAFPAHIIDVKRAIAWIREHIEEYGGDPSFLAITGGSAGGQLAALAATTPNDPAYQPGFEDADTSVDACVPFYGVYDFAGVTGRNARDMRDKFLAPRIVQQTYADAQDVFEQASPILRITPDVPPFLVIHGAHDTLVSVRQARKFVERLREASKKPVVYAELPGTQHAFDVFPSIRSAHVVRAVDRFLHVVLNDADGPRPADAPD, from the coding sequence GTGGGGTTCCGCCGCCGTCGGCTCCTCACCGCCGCGGCCGTGGCCAACACGTTCCGGCCGGCCTACGGACTGCGCCCCGGAATCCCGTCGATGTTCGTCGGGTGGATCGCTGCGGAGCTCGCGCCTCACCTGCTGGCGCTGACCGCGCTCGACACCGTCGGGCACGTCACCGCCGCAAAGCGGGCCGGTCGACCGGTCGACGGGCTTGGCACGGCGCTCGGCCTCGGCGCCGCGGCCGGGTTCGCGATGATCATCAAGCAGTCGCAGGACGCGCGCGAGGAGGTCGACGCCGCGCTGCGTGAGGGCCTGGGCGCGGACTACCGCACCCGTCTCGATCGGGAGCCGACCGACCTCGACCTCGCGACACCATGGCGCCAGGTGCTGATGCCGTTCCGGATGCGTGACGACGCCGTGCGGGTCGCGCGCAATATCGCCTACAGCGACGCCGGACGCCGGGGCCTGCTGGACGTCTACCGTCCGGCCGACCGCCCCGTCGAGGGGGCGCCGGTGCTACTGCAGGTGCACGGCGGCGGCTGGGCGATCGGCAACAAGGACCAGCAGGGCATTCCGCTCATGCAGCACATGGCCGCGCGCGGCTGGGTGTGCGTCTCGATCAACTACCGCCTGAGCCCGCGCGACGCGTTCCCGGCGCACATCATCGACGTGAAGCGGGCCATCGCGTGGATCCGTGAGCACATCGAGGAGTACGGCGGCGACCCGTCGTTCCTCGCGATCACCGGTGGCTCCGCCGGCGGGCAGCTCGCCGCGCTCGCCGCGACGACGCCCAACGATCCGGCGTACCAGCCGGGGTTCGAGGACGCCGACACCAGCGTCGACGCATGCGTGCCGTTCTACGGCGTCTACGACTTCGCGGGCGTCACCGGGCGCAACGCGCGCGACATGCGCGACAAGTTCCTCGCGCCGCGGATCGTGCAGCAGACCTACGCCGACGCCCAGGATGTCTTCGAGCAGGCCTCCCCCATCCTGCGCATCACCCCGGACGTGCCACCGTTCCTGGTCATCCACGGCGCGCACGACACCCTCGTCTCGGTCCGCCAGGCCCGGAAGTTCGTCGAACGGCTGCGCGAGGCGTCGAAGAAGCCGGTGGTGTACGCCGAGCTCCCCGGCACCCAGCATGCGTTCGACGTCTTCCCGTCGATCCGGTCGGCCCACGTCGTGCGGGCCGTGGACCGGTTCCTGCACGTCGTCCTCAACGACGCCGACGGGCCGCGGCCGGCTGACGCGCCGGACTGA
- a CDS encoding DinB family protein, whose amino-acid sequence MTTLFEQWPDPPHSAGNEAEAVLGALERQRATFWWKVSGLDTDQLRTPHPPSE is encoded by the coding sequence ATGACGACACTCTTCGAGCAGTGGCCGGACCCGCCCCACAGTGCCGGCAACGAGGCCGAGGCGGTCCTCGGGGCACTCGAGCGCCAGCGCGCCACCTTCTGGTGGAAGGTCAGCGGGCTCGACACCGACCAGCTCCGAACCCCGCACCCTCCGTCGGAGTGA
- a CDS encoding mycothiol transferase: protein MTRARLLKHLAQVEDKLACVVGAQQAAEPWLAQRQHWSPDAWEWTWRTAHDDSAEELHDLWTRSVARARDVLADELTRGDLSQPSALGPWPDGQNANLRRVVLDTLEEYARHVGHADLIREAVDGRVGEDPETWPPQ, encoded by the coding sequence GTGACCCGGGCTCGCCTGCTCAAGCACCTCGCGCAGGTCGAGGACAAGCTGGCGTGCGTGGTTGGCGCGCAGCAGGCCGCGGAGCCGTGGTTGGCGCAGCGCCAGCACTGGTCGCCCGACGCCTGGGAGTGGACCTGGCGTACGGCGCACGACGACTCCGCCGAGGAGCTCCACGATCTGTGGACACGCTCGGTCGCACGGGCGCGCGACGTGCTGGCCGACGAGCTCACCCGTGGCGATCTCTCGCAACCGAGTGCGCTCGGCCCCTGGCCGGATGGGCAGAACGCCAACCTGCGCCGCGTCGTGCTCGACACGCTCGAGGAGTACGCCCGCCACGTCGGCCACGCGGATCTGATCCGCGAGGCGGTCGACGGACGCGTGGGTGAGGATCCGGAGACCTGGCCGCCGCAGTAG